TGCTTGCTGGACTGGCGATTGCGTGCGGACCCAGCCGAACCTGCCGTCCGCTTGGGACTCGAGGCGCTTCCGGAGTCATTCGCCGAACTCGCCTTCGGGCCAGAATCCGCCGAACCGCCGTCGGTTGCGGCTGCCGCCACGCCTTGACCGGCCGCTACCGTCAGACCGATTCCCACAGCAGCAGCCACGATCCCATTGCGAGCCGCCTGCTTCCCGTTATGCGTTACCGGCTTGCGATGACGTCCGGCGTGCTTTCGGTGGCGACCCCCGCGCTTCTTGGAACTCACCAGCTCTCCCGCTTATCCGCAGTGTGACGAGACTCATGGATCTGCAGCGCTAGAGACGCACGCCACTTTGATGACACCGCAACGTAGCATTCTCCGAGGCACATTTTCAAAGTTTGCCACGGTCAGATTTTCCGAGATCGGCTCCACCAGCAACTTCATCGTATTTTTCGGAGTCCGTGTCGCGATAGCGAAGCTGGTAAGCCCACACAGGAAGCAGCGTGCAGCAAATTTACCCACTAATCAATTGATCAGTTGGGAATGTGCAGGTCAGCGCACGCGGTCGGCGAGCAAACGTTCCACGTATTTGGCGATGACATCGACTTCGAGGTTCACCGGCGTGTCGACCGCCGCACGACCCAGGGTGGTGAGCGCCAGCGTGGTGGGGATCAGCGAGACCTCGAACCAATCGTCACCCAGCCCGGACACCGTCAGGGAGATGCCGTCGACGGTGATCGAGCCCTTCTCCACCACGTACCGCGACAGCTCCGGCGGCAGCGCGATCCGCACGATTTCCCAGTGCTCGGACGGTGCGCGGGAGATGACGCGGCCGGTCCCGTCGACGTGACCCTGCACGATGTGCCCGCCGAGCCGGCTGTTGACCGCCGCGGCGCGCTCCAGGTTGACCGCGCTGCCGACGTCGACCGCGGCCAGACTGGACCGGTTGAGCGTCTCGGCCATCACGTCGGCACTGAACTGCCCGCCGGGCAGCACCTCGACGACGGTCAGGCAGACGCCGTTGACGGCGATCGAATCGCCGTGTCGGGCATCGGCGGTGACGACGGGGCCGCGGATCACGAACCGGGCCGAGTCGGCCAACTCATCCTTGCCGACGATCTCACCCAGTTCTTCAACGATTCCGGTGAACACGCGCCCAATCTAGCCTCGGCGTGACGACACTCGCTTAGGTGCACTAAATCTGCAGTTCACGGGCTATAACGCGAGCCCGGTCCAGCCCGGCGCCGCAGGTCTGGTCACCCCGACCCTCTACGATGCACCTATGCCGACGTGCCGCCGAATGTTCGCCGTCCTTGCCGCCCTCCTCGCAACAGCCGCCCTGTTCGTCGCGGGCTGCTCGTCCTCCTCCAAGCCTTCCGAGCCGCTACCGGAGGCCGCCGGTCTGCTGCAGCAGTCCATTCAGGTCACCAAGGCCCTCAAGAGCGCCCACCTCGAGATCACGGTCGGCGGCAAGATCGAGGGTCTGCCCGTCAAGAAGCTGTCCGGCGACCTGACCAACGTGCCCGCGACCGCGGTGTCCGGGAACTCGACCATCTCGATGGGCGGCTCGGACGTCGACATCCAGTTGGTCGTGCTCGACGGCACCCTGTACGCCGCACTGACCCCCAACAACTGGCTCGACATGGGCCCGGCCAAGGACATCTACGACCCCTCGGTGGTGCTCAACCCGGACAACGGGCTGGCCAACTGGCTCGCCAGCATCACCGACGCCAAGTCGGAGGCCAGCGAGACCATCAACGGTGTGGACACCATCCGCATCACCGGCAACGTCAGCGCCGACGCCATGAACAAGCTGATCCCGCTCAAGGCCTCCAGCCCGCTGCCCGCCACCGTGTGGATCCAGAAGGCCGACCCGCATCAGCTGGTCCAGGCC
This is a stretch of genomic DNA from Mycobacterium sp. ELW1. It encodes these proteins:
- a CDS encoding riboflavin synthase; this translates as MFTGIVEELGEIVGKDELADSARFVIRGPVVTADARHGDSIAVNGVCLTVVEVLPGGQFSADVMAETLNRSSLAAVDVGSAVNLERAAAVNSRLGGHIVQGHVDGTGRVISRAPSEHWEIVRIALPPELSRYVVEKGSITVDGISLTVSGLGDDWFEVSLIPTTLALTTLGRAAVDTPVNLEVDVIAKYVERLLADRVR
- a CDS encoding LppX_LprAFG lipoprotein, producing MPTCRRMFAVLAALLATAALFVAGCSSSSKPSEPLPEAAGLLQQSIQVTKALKSAHLEITVGGKIEGLPVKKLSGDLTNVPATAVSGNSTISMGGSDVDIQLVVLDGTLYAALTPNNWLDMGPAKDIYDPSVVLNPDNGLANWLASITDAKSEASETINGVDTIRITGNVSADAMNKLIPLKASSPLPATVWIQKADPHQLVQAKADTGNGSSIQITLSEWDKPVSVSKPAV